CGCGCTTATCAGATCGCGCGCGATTTTGATTTGTTGCTGAGCATTTTCCCGTTTGAGAAAAAATGGTACGCCTGTCGCGTGCCCAGCCTTCACGTTGAGTTTGTCGGACACCCCCTGCTCGACCGCTACGCCTTCGCCCAAAAAAATGACTCGAATTTAAGTCCGCAAAATCCTTCGATTGTCCTGCTGCCCGGCAGCCGCCAGCGTGAATTGGAACGCCACCTGCCCATCATGCTCGAAGCGTTCACCAAAATTCGCGCCGCGATTCCCTTCGCCTCGGCGACCGTCATTCTGCCCAGCGCCGAACTCTCCGGGAGCGCACGCCATCTGATTTCCTCCACGCCCTCGGTGCAGATTCAAACCGGTGGATTGCCGGAAGCCTTGCGCACCGCGACCATTGCCATTTCCAAGACCGGCACGATCACGATGGAATGCGCCTGTTTCGGCCTGCCCACGGTCACGCTCTACAAAACTTCCTGGGCGACCTACGAAATCGGCAAGCGCATCGTCAAAGTCAAATCACTGACGATGCCGAACCTGCTTGCCGGCGAACCAATTTTCCCCGAGTTCATTCAAAACGACGCCACGCCCGAAAAAATTTCCACCGCCGCGCTCGAACTGCTGCGCAACGAATCCGCCCGCCAGCGCGTTCGCGCCCGGCTCGCTGAAATCATGACTTCGCTCGGCGGTCCCGGAGCCAGCCGCCGCGCGGCGGATGCCATATTGAATCTGTTGCCACGATGAGTCGCGGCGCTCGCGCAAAGCCAGCAGATTGAACAAAAGACCCTCC
This portion of the Verrucomicrobiia bacterium genome encodes:
- a CDS encoding lipid-A-disaccharide synthase, which codes for MIPTRFMVIAGEASGDELAAELVRELRAGIERRVHASNDLQPCNSSLAPRFFGAGGPRMAEAGVELAFDLTQHSVIGLDLLQKYFQFRKLFHRLFALALEREPHAIICVDFSVFNSMFAAAIKKHVRARRGTFNNWEPRVIKYISPQVWASREGRAYQIARDFDLLLSIFPFEKKWYACRVPSLHVEFVGHPLLDRYAFAQKNDSNLSPQNPSIVLLPGSRQRELERHLPIMLEAFTKIRAAIPFASATVILPSAELSGSARHLISSTPSVQIQTGGLPEALRTATIAISKTGTITMECACFGLPTVTLYKTSWATYEIGKRIVKVKSLTMPNLLAGEPIFPEFIQNDATPEKISTAALELLRNESARQRVRARLAEIMTSLGGPGASRRAADAILNLLPR